The nucleotide sequence AAAATTGTTTCAGATATTCCAGCAAATATTACATGTTGAATAAACCAAAGTTGTTACTATACAAACCCCTAAGAACTCAATCAAAGACCAAAATCATAGGCACCAGAACAAATGTGAATTCATGGAAATTTGTTCTCAAAAGAACATAATCCAAATAACATCAGACTTACAGGGAGGTGGTGCATTAGGTTGAAAAGATCCACCATAGTCAACTAATTCTCTTTGTGCTTCTAGTTCCCTCTGAACCATCTTACCGTAACCACCTCTTCGTTTGATTCATTAAGGAAACTTGGGAACTCCTGAGAGCAGTTGTTGAACAAAGGGAACATGCAAAGCTACACCATAATCAAAATTGCACCAGTAAAAGACAACAGGCACAGAGAAACATGTAAGTTGACACTAGGTGTGGAGCATTTATGGAAACATCTTATGACTTTCTATGTTCTATAGCACCAAATCAGAATGGAGTAAACTGTAATAGAATAGCATAAAAGGATATCAGGATCATAATCTGTACGGTACTCATCTCTGACCTATAAAAGAAACAAACAATATATAAGCATAAAGCGTGTAGAAAGCCATGTATATTTGTTAGAATAAAATCAAGGCACTACTTGTCCACCACTTCGTCCACGGCCCCATTGCCTGCCTTCTTCAAAGCCCCAATCGAAATCAACACGGATTGGCCGATCATCAAGCATCGTTCCACTAATGTATTTGACAGCATCTTCAGCATCCTCCCTAGAGTAGTACCTGGAAAGAGAGGATCAAATTGCAAAGGCGTAAGCATGGCCATTAAAGCAACAGATACTAACAGTCAAACCAGACTAAGTGGTACTCCCGCAATGCACAGGTACGCAATGCATGCACAGAaaaattctattttttttttcaaaattgacAGCTGATGAATGTGTAGCTTCTATGAACCTAACAGAATAGTGAGTTTATCCAGAACAAGGCAGGCTGCCACACTGCACCAACAATACAGTTGGCATCTCTAAATTCAATAAACTATGCTCCAGTTATACAAATACAAAAAATCCATGATTCTCATCCTATGAATATAGAATGACACACATGAACCACATCAAACTAAACATGGAAACAAAAACACAGAAACTTTGCAAGCAGGGGAAAAAAAGGCTAACCGCATAGTTGTTATCAGTTTAGCAAAACTTCAGCATAAATAACATCATATTCCTCATTGTAACACTTGATCTCTCACTCTATAAATAAGGAATCAAACATAATTGCAACAACCCAATAAATCCTATAAGAAAAATTTATACTCAGATTGGAACGTGTATACCTAAATATCAGTGCCCATGAACTCACATCCCAGTCTTCTGGGGAAGGGGCTCACAACCAAACATAGAAAACAGCTCTGGTAGAAGCTTATACATATACAAATTCCCAGATGCCCACTGCAATCACCAGTTTGGAACATTATATGTTATTAAATCCCAGTGCCCATAAAAATTGATAAATGAAACCACACCCTAACTAGAGAGTGCAGCACTTGAAGATAATTGTTTAGGGGGGTGGGCGGCAAGATAAGAGATAAACACATATACACTGAATTTGTTTTTGTTAACAGCTGTATGGTAAAAATTGTGTTTTCTAAAGAAATTTTCAGGACGGGGGCTCCACCCCTGAGCTAATACAGAGTAAATGAAAttaagtaataaaccataaaaagaGGGATTATTGTTCTTATATATGCCATCGTCTCTCCGAGAACCAGGAACCCGCTACTCACCCCCACCCCCCCAGACCAGCACTTAGTCTCCATCTAACCTATTGCAATGTCCTATGGAATGTACACACTGAGATATCACAGTTCTCTATTCCTGATCTGGGCATCTCACATGTACCTGGCAGCAATACAATTTCATGAAACAATGTCCAATTGCAACTAGCAGATGAACACCTCACACTACCACACTACTAAAGAACCAAATCAATACATAAACAGGACTGGAAATCCATCTACTCAGCGTCCAATTGCATAAAACTACACTCCAACAGAACAATTGGGGCACTTCTAATTAAACTATGGCGAGGGCTATGTTCCTGTAAATTGAAGGAAACTACAGCACCGAATCCAAAATCACCCAGCACAAGAACAAACAGGAAATGTAACGCGACGTATCAAGGAAGGGGAAGAGGCGGCCCGCACAGCACGAAGCAGAAACCGCATGGGGTCTTGGAGTTCTTGTCGAGCCCCATGATGATCTTCTTGAtctcgccggcgcgggagaagagcTCGTAGGCCTGCTCCTCCGTGGTGTAGAAGGACATATTCCCAATGTACAGCGTTGTCGACGCAAGTAGCACCGCCTCATACTCCTCCTGCGTCCCCTTGAATCGGCGGTCCCTGTACGCCGAAAGCTTGCTCGGGTCCTGGAGGCAGCAGGAGAAGCCGCGAAGAGCCGCGTCAGTATGGCGGGGCGAGGGGACCAGGATGCTCGGGGAATTAGGGTTTCGGGGATCCGTACCTTGAAAAGGGACGCCATAGGGGgctgcggcggcagcggcagccgcGCGTGCTAGGTCAAACTCTGCGTTTAGCGGTTGAGGGGGTTTGGCTCGAGTGAAGAAGAGCCAGGCGTGGGAAATTTTGACGAAGGCTGAAGGGGACGAAACAAGGAGGGGGAGGTGTTAAAAATAGGCATTAAAAATATTATATCCGGCTTTCACGAGTTTTTACCAAAACTTAGATAATCTGAAATTTCCATTAAAAATTGGGGACATAATTCCCACCGCTCAGATTTGCAAAGAGATACAATTCTCACTCTGCCACAAAAAGATGTAATTCTCACTTTTAATAAAAGAGTCAAATGATGTGAAGTTtcattaaaattatataaaaaaatattaacatttacGATACAATATAAATACCGTTAATTAtaaattatattttcataataaatctagTATGAAAACATAAACATTAATACAAGTtactataattttgatcaaagttAAGCTAGTTTGACTTACATAAATCCTATAGTCTTTTTGTAGACGGAGAGAGTAATTAGCTACTAACAATTAGCTTATTTGGATCAAAGTACTTTCTTTGTCCCTGAATAAATTTCTAGCAAGTTTACGACAGACTAGCAGCACAAGAGAAGTTATTAAACTTCTTAACTTTCATTCACTCATCACTTACCGAGAAGCTAGAGCAATGAGTTTTGGTGTTTCCAGTAATATACTAAATGTTGTTGCGTCCACCACACCAACAATTGGAGCATGACACCTTAGAGGAATAAATGGGTATGTTGATCGATGGAAACTCCAAGGAATAAATGGGCTTGATGGATAGTGAGGGCCTAGAAACTAATAGTCTAGTTAATTGTTGCTAAATACCAACTAACAATTATTTCACTTGTTACACAAAACCAGCTAATAGTTAGGTAGTTAACATTAGTTATGAGCTATTAGCTAGTGAAAGGATCGAGGATATCTCCTAGAGGGGATGAATAGTTGTTTATGAAAATTTATAACTTAAAATGCGGAAGCCATTAGAAGGGGATTTTCAATTGCTTGGAAGAGATCCCAAATCAAAGTAAAACAGCCCCTCTAAGTGAAGCACTAAGTATATAAGGGATACTAAATAAACCTAGATGCCAAACACCTCCAACACAAGTGATTAGAAGCAACAATAAACAAAAGCAGCATTGgcccctgaaagctctagtttgattttggataattgatgaaacctatacACTAACCTTTGTTATGAGttatgatatgagctaggttagtGCAATCCAAGTTGTGAAGTatggtggcactcaaatggtgatgttgatcacttgaaatgatgagatggccacatgtgatgacgatcaagtgctcaacttgaaaaagaagaaagagaaaaataaaaccctatggagatcaaggcaaaggtataattagggtttttgtttcggtgatcaagacactacagagagtgtgatcatgcttagggtagatggtcgtactattaagaggggttcttaactagacaattcggtcatctagtgccacttggtgTTGgatttcatgcattgcatttaggcctagtgcacatcggagagcaagcaaaaatatttttcaaaaatattttgagaaatgctaacttggttctaacatgtt is from Miscanthus floridulus cultivar M001 chromosome 7, ASM1932011v1, whole genome shotgun sequence and encodes:
- the LOC136463781 gene encoding nuclear cap-binding protein subunit 2; this encodes MASLFKDPSKLSAYRDRRFKGTQEEYEAVLLASTTLYIGNMSFYTTEEQAYELFSRAGEIKKIIMGLDKNSKTPCGFCFVLYYSREDAEDAVKYISGTMLDDRPIRVDFDWGFEEGRQWGRGRSGGQVRDEYRTDYDPGRGGYGKMVQRELEAQRELVDYGGSFQPNAPPPYERGERKRGYGDSHRNDRGDYQRKRYRNDDRSAPEESKRAPDSDPAEKNPRFREKGDSDEEEDDYDKRRRR